The proteins below come from a single Thunnus thynnus chromosome 10, fThuThy2.1, whole genome shotgun sequence genomic window:
- the il6r gene encoding interleukin-6 receptor subunit alpha isoform X1, translated as MRIFLPLLCILCATPVHNFLDGTCLRKEPPPGVLVLSSGSKLDLTCSGLVKVNGVKVSITRKSSNINRRSSDATPVTANIITNTTVSVKSDASVNTGYHTHPAEAVVNTVTGENRHIGYTDTGYTAYPTSQPVQPTGVSRVLRGESHREAEDMDDEGDYEEEEEEGEEGSRVTRGIKSRPQWKWNGRTVGKGDRDWGEVTFERTGATLSMASVRPKDSGNYTCHHRGRDRFSLKVAVADPPETPSLSCYKKSPSSKIRCDWTPQMPVTKRLNCHLLLRKGPSETFLPLQCSYSSRCWCALDHNEDELRTLHMAYLCVTNIAGNATSTVLTFTPLDILKPDPPSRVSVRQEEGEEKRMTVTWSLPTSWKRQDTYYELIYELKYQPYTSSFSHEQIQMIKGEHSYTTSYTITDAMPGVKYLIQLRTKDEYDGQWSDWSTPVYASSWTAPVELSNDLTTTMQLPEEAEEGSGTNDIPTSDESVRSGEDDPVKMHHVLWISGSFVLLSVILAVYVFRHKERFMSKLHRLNIITQCGDSSQPQPSAPTSPEGQALMTFAPPHHREPRVSEGKEGEEENEEEHRVNGRIEAMHFNNSSYFLVQRE; from the exons aaCCTCCCCCTGGTGTGTTGGTTTTATCCTCTGGCAGTAAGTTGGATTTGACCTGCAGCGGTCTTGTGAAGGTGAATGGAGTAAAGGTCAGCATTACCAGAAAAAGCTCAAACATCAACAGGAGATCTTCTGATGCAACTCCTGTTACTGCAAACATTATAACCAACACCACGGTTTCAGTGAAAAGTGATGCAAGTGTAAATACAGGATACCACACTCATCCTGCTGAGGCAGTAGTCAACACTGTGACAGGAGAAAACAGACACATTGGATATACAGATACAGGATACACAGCCTATCCCACGTCTCAACCAGTCCAGCCTACCGGTGTGAGCAGAGTGCTGAGGGGTGAATCCCACAGGGAGGCTGAAGACATGGACGATGAGGGTGAttatgaggaagaggaagaggaaggggaggaaggGAGCAGGGTGACAAGGGGTATAAAATCCAGGCCTCAGTGGAAGTGGAACGGGAGGACGGTGGGGAAAGGAGACAGAGACTGGGGAGAAGTCACGTTTGAGAGGACAGGGGCCACACTCTCTATGGCCTCAGTAAGACCGAAAGACTCAGGGAATTACACGTGTCATCACAGAGGCAGAGACAGGTTCTCCTTGAAAGTAGCCGTTGCAG ATCCTCCTGAGACTCCCAGTCTGTCCTGCTACAAAAAGTCACCCAGTAGTAAGATTCGCTGTGATTGGACGCCTCAGATGCCTGTTACTAAACGTCTTAACTGTCACCTCTTACTCAGAAAAGG CCCATCAGAGACATTCCTTCCTTTGCAGTGTTCATACTCATCTCGTTGTTGGTGTGCTCTTGACCACAATGAGGACGAGCTGAGAACCCTTCATATGGCCTACTTGTGTGTTACAAACATTGCAGGCAACGCCACCAGCACTGTCCTGACCTTTACACCTCTGGACATTT TAAAGCCGGACCCTCCATCACGTGTGTCTGTCCggcaggaggagggagaggagaagaggatgaCGGTCACCTGGAGTCTCCCGACGTCCTGGAAGCGTCAAGACACATATTATGAATTAATTTATGAGCTAAAATACCAACCCTACACGTCCTCATTTTCTCATGAACAG ATACAGATGATCAAGGGCGAACACTCCTACACAACCTCCTATACTATCACCGATGCAATGCCCGGTGTTAAGTACCTGATACAGCTCAGAACGAAGGATGAATATGACGGTCAGTGGAGTGACTGGAGTACACCCGTCTATGCCAGCAGTTGGACGG CTCCAGTCGAGTTGTCAAATGATCTGACTACTACAATG CAGTTACcagaggaagcagaggaaggCTCTGGTACCAATGACATTCCCACTTCTGATG AATCAGTGCGTAGTGGTGAAGACGACCCAGTGAAGATGCATCACGTCCTGTGGATCTCTGGTTCATTTGTTCTCTTGTCAGTCATTTTGGCTGTCTACGTGTTCAG aCACAAGGAAAGATTTATGTCGAAACTCCACAGGCTGAATATCATCACCCAATGTGGGGACTCATCTCAGCCTCAGCCCTCCGCCCCAACATCTCCAGAAGGGCAGGCTCTGATGACCTTTGCCCCTCCGCATCACAGAGAACCCAGAGTGAGCGAAGGCAAAGAAGGggaagaagaaaatgaggaagAACATAGGGTGAATGGGAGGATAGAAGCCATGCACTTCAACAACTCAAGTTATTTCTTGGTCCAGAGGGAGTGA
- the il6r gene encoding interleukin-6 receptor subunit alpha isoform X2 — MRIFLPLLCILCATPVHNFLDGTCLRKEPPPGVLVLSSGSKLDLTCSGLVKVNGVKVSITRKSSNINRRSSDATPVTANIITNTTVSVKSDASVNTGYHTHPAEAVVNTVTGENRHIGYTDTGYTAYPTSQPVQPTGVSRVLRGESHREAEDMDDEGDYEEEEEEGEEGSRVTRGIKSRPQWKWNGRTVGKGDRDWGEVTFERTGATLSMASVRPKDSGNYTCHHRGRDRFSLKVAVADPPETPSLSCYKKSPSSKIRCDWTPQMPVTKRLNCHLLLRKGPSETFLPLQCSYSSRCWCALDHNEDELRTLHMAYLCVTNIAGNATSTVLTFTPLDILKPDPPSRVSVRQEEGEEKRMTVTWSLPTSWKRQDTYYELIYELKYQPYTSSFSHEQIQMIKGEHSYTTSYTITDAMPGVKYLIQLRTKDEYDGQWSDWSTPVYASSWTAPVELSNDLTTTMLPEEAEEGSGTNDIPTSDESVRSGEDDPVKMHHVLWISGSFVLLSVILAVYVFRHKERFMSKLHRLNIITQCGDSSQPQPSAPTSPEGQALMTFAPPHHREPRVSEGKEGEEENEEEHRVNGRIEAMHFNNSSYFLVQRE, encoded by the exons aaCCTCCCCCTGGTGTGTTGGTTTTATCCTCTGGCAGTAAGTTGGATTTGACCTGCAGCGGTCTTGTGAAGGTGAATGGAGTAAAGGTCAGCATTACCAGAAAAAGCTCAAACATCAACAGGAGATCTTCTGATGCAACTCCTGTTACTGCAAACATTATAACCAACACCACGGTTTCAGTGAAAAGTGATGCAAGTGTAAATACAGGATACCACACTCATCCTGCTGAGGCAGTAGTCAACACTGTGACAGGAGAAAACAGACACATTGGATATACAGATACAGGATACACAGCCTATCCCACGTCTCAACCAGTCCAGCCTACCGGTGTGAGCAGAGTGCTGAGGGGTGAATCCCACAGGGAGGCTGAAGACATGGACGATGAGGGTGAttatgaggaagaggaagaggaaggggaggaaggGAGCAGGGTGACAAGGGGTATAAAATCCAGGCCTCAGTGGAAGTGGAACGGGAGGACGGTGGGGAAAGGAGACAGAGACTGGGGAGAAGTCACGTTTGAGAGGACAGGGGCCACACTCTCTATGGCCTCAGTAAGACCGAAAGACTCAGGGAATTACACGTGTCATCACAGAGGCAGAGACAGGTTCTCCTTGAAAGTAGCCGTTGCAG ATCCTCCTGAGACTCCCAGTCTGTCCTGCTACAAAAAGTCACCCAGTAGTAAGATTCGCTGTGATTGGACGCCTCAGATGCCTGTTACTAAACGTCTTAACTGTCACCTCTTACTCAGAAAAGG CCCATCAGAGACATTCCTTCCTTTGCAGTGTTCATACTCATCTCGTTGTTGGTGTGCTCTTGACCACAATGAGGACGAGCTGAGAACCCTTCATATGGCCTACTTGTGTGTTACAAACATTGCAGGCAACGCCACCAGCACTGTCCTGACCTTTACACCTCTGGACATTT TAAAGCCGGACCCTCCATCACGTGTGTCTGTCCggcaggaggagggagaggagaagaggatgaCGGTCACCTGGAGTCTCCCGACGTCCTGGAAGCGTCAAGACACATATTATGAATTAATTTATGAGCTAAAATACCAACCCTACACGTCCTCATTTTCTCATGAACAG ATACAGATGATCAAGGGCGAACACTCCTACACAACCTCCTATACTATCACCGATGCAATGCCCGGTGTTAAGTACCTGATACAGCTCAGAACGAAGGATGAATATGACGGTCAGTGGAGTGACTGGAGTACACCCGTCTATGCCAGCAGTTGGACGG CTCCAGTCGAGTTGTCAAATGATCTGACTACTACAATG TTACcagaggaagcagaggaaggCTCTGGTACCAATGACATTCCCACTTCTGATG AATCAGTGCGTAGTGGTGAAGACGACCCAGTGAAGATGCATCACGTCCTGTGGATCTCTGGTTCATTTGTTCTCTTGTCAGTCATTTTGGCTGTCTACGTGTTCAG aCACAAGGAAAGATTTATGTCGAAACTCCACAGGCTGAATATCATCACCCAATGTGGGGACTCATCTCAGCCTCAGCCCTCCGCCCCAACATCTCCAGAAGGGCAGGCTCTGATGACCTTTGCCCCTCCGCATCACAGAGAACCCAGAGTGAGCGAAGGCAAAGAAGGggaagaagaaaatgaggaagAACATAGGGTGAATGGGAGGATAGAAGCCATGCACTTCAACAACTCAAGTTATTTCTTGGTCCAGAGGGAGTGA
- the LOC137191425 gene encoding RIIa domain-containing protein 1 — MMAGKGGLTKLDVGVLSAEQQEKLRQFKIKTRIENEKYLRSHPEVEVLIGDFLRDVLLKRPVDIREFAADHFTNPNLHVVIGSKMEGNSDME; from the exons ATGATGGCTGGGAAAGGCGGTTTGACGAAACTGGACGTTGGTGTTTTAAGCGCTGAGCAGCAAGAAAAACTGCGACAGTTCAAG ATCAAGACGAGAATCGAAAACGAGAAGTATTTGAGGTCGCATCCAGAAGTGGAGGTCCTGATAGGCGACTTTCTGAG AGACGTGCTTCTTAAAAGGCCTGTGGACATTCGTGAATTTGCTGCAG ATCACTTCACCAACCCAAACCTTCATGTGGTTATTGGCTCCAAAATGGAAGGAAACAGTGACATGGAGTGA
- the otoa gene encoding otoancorin — protein sequence MSSCSTGRQADHFTMAPKGGTFFFLLIVACAAFDMMPGKKPDFKDMAKKMMMKCKNKGYPIPKMRLLHSIFNNSDLPTENRNADQSNPLQSAFLDVLDSVSTVRADQDSLGRVPLDKPDKMRNKMWNCTHLSTMINLMRNSSEASACYMRAFVAPLSWATLTTQGENNMDSGDYEALLLAAKPALLSMKRMIFPTRVEGQNMKMMMRMLRGAYDPMSEHQRTQVLKWAKEQITENYFNCSLRPSSNSRSMLMERCEPSLKWLNLEALIMMGPYLSRLAPHDVDSSPKEKLCEFFHSDQFRSTLSRVTPMSPRLGEKFLQKFQECFSGQKEIAEHIDKFGTLACYYYNAPDMTPDLSKKFLSQIADCNSPRIIKVKKRLLESVISNSNSTNILEIVSKLGGCVTLLSPQQLSMIPDTDLKKILKTLGPNVQWTKAQVCSLIKNQLGNKKCKKVSYKELKVLQSVMEGVPSCMLKHVEAQEILSDTEGLKNISKRMRKGQLKAVLQRLRENVDPSELVQKLPGPLLRSISLNNLDKAKITSLDQVENKIWSLPQAAFLAKKLHDLKQLQYKRMRSILQGLTCKMIYKVADSDALDLAEAIDEAPQWLSKVQTGCAARKLFATLEKKRRDYFKTITVEELNDIPTSLLLHLLPSKVNDLPDSVCPVFLDKMEEANLSSLPLRSPSRPALTKRALLCLINGTALSGLTIEDVSRLGPLLCELQPSQLSLMVPDVLNSTLQDMASCHHIPQPHRAALLKLVKQTFGDPSDWSAETTESLGPLLLLDDSATPALPNKPWMKDVLYFLKSPLPHISEVLKKKFFYLTITTSQNSTNSVHNAIPDKTPNVELIEELQMTNVYWTAKQLNTISKDTFLATVEILGSISDYDADQLAVLSEKATEAFGPVSQMTESAVTQIGCIAQGFSNSDLEKLPFSLDTLEEIAHCSWNESQIQSVWKSVAKLNNLRAHRLGAAEMVALNRFICGLSPNEIQQLNLDAFKDAVGSMNGIQCSFKIAQYLKSLAVSAFGEPSTWTEAQVSDLGNIIAGLNANELASLDPSVFPFLSETCITLIPPKNFAALSVAQLAALGPDNAAMVTKEQRAALGGKQLASLERATFSSQTEETESGAPSLSVEGISAFMKPLLFLVMGFLLL from the exons ATGTCATCATGTTcaacaggcaggcaggcagaccaTTTCACCATGGCTCCAAAAGGaggaacatttttctttctactCATTGTGGCCTGTGCAGCCTTTG ATATGATGCCTGGAAAGAAACCTGACTTCAAGGACATGGCCAAAAAAATG ATGATGAAGTGCAAGAATAAGG GATACCCAATACCTAAGATGAGACTGCTGCATTCAATCTTCAATAACAG TGACCTGCCGACGGAGAACCGAAATGCTGACCAATCCAACCCCCTGCAATCTGCTTTTCTCGATGTCCTGGATTCAGTCTCTACTGTGAGAGCCGACCAAGACTCACTTGGCCGTGTCCCCTTGGATAAGCCAGATAAAATG aGAAACAAGATGTGGAATTGCACCCATCTTTCAACCATGATCAATCTGATGAGAAACTCCTCT GAGGCATCTGCATGTTACATGCGAGCATTTGTGGCTCCTCTGTCTTGGGCGACGTTGACCACCCAGGGAGAAAACAACATGGACTCAGGCGACTATGAGGCACTGCTGTTGGCTGCCAAACCTGCGCTGCTGAGTATGAAAAGAATGATCTTTCCTACCAGAGTAGAGGgccaaaacatgaaaatgat GATGAGGATGCTGCGGGGGGCGTATGATCCCATGTCCGAGCATCAAAGGACTCAAGTGTTAAAATGGGCAAAAGAGCAGATCACTGAGAACTATTTCAACTGTTCTCTGAGGCCATCATCCAACTCCAGATCAA TGTTGATGGAGCGCTGCGAACCTTCACTGAAATGGCTGAACTTGGAGGCGTTGATCATGATGGGGCCTTACCTCTCCCGTTTAGCACCACACGATGTTGACTCATCTCCTAAAGAAAAG CTGTGTGAATTTTTCCACTCAGACCAGTTCAGATCCACCTTGAGTAGGGTGACCCCCATGAGCCCCAGACTGGGCGAGAAGTTTCTCCAAAAATTTCAAGAGTGCTTCAGTGGACAGAAGGAGATTGCAGAGCATATAGACAa GTTTGGCACACTGGCTTGTTATTATTACAATGCTCCAGACATGACTCCTGATCTCAGCAAGAAATTCCTCTCTCAGATTGCCGACTGCAACAGCCCCAGAATCATAAAG GTGAAGAAGCGCCTTCTTGAGTCTGTGATATCAAATTCAAACAGCACCAACATTCTGGAAATAGTAAGCAAGCTGGGCGGTTGTGTTACCTTGTTGTCTCCCCAACAACTGTCCATGATCCCTGACACCGATCTCAAAAAAATTCTCAAGACCCTGGGACCCAACGTCCAATGGACAAAGGCCCAAGTGTGCAGTCTGATCAAGAACCAGCTGGGCAATAAGAAG TGTAAAAAGGTGTCATACAAGGAGCTGAAGGTACTTCAGTCGGTTATGGAAGGTGTGCCAAGCTGTATGCTCAAGCATGTCGAAGCCCAGGAGATTCTCAGTGATACAGAGGGTCTGAAGAACATCTCCAAGCGGATGAGAAAGGGGCAGTTGAAGGCCGTGCTGCAGCGG CTGCGTGAGAATGTAGATCCCTCAGAGCTGGTGCAGAAGCTGCCTGGCCCTTTGCTTCGCAGCATTTCGCTTAACAACCTGGACAAAGCAAAGATCACCTCTTTGGACCAAGTGGAGAATAAAATCTGGAGTCTGCCACAG GCGGCTTTCCTGGCAAAAAAGTTACATGATCTAAAGCAACTTCAGTATAA GAGGATGCGTTCAATCCTTCAGGGCCTTACCTGTAAGATGATTTACAAAGTTGCTGACAGTGATGCTTTGGACTTGGCTGAGGCCATAGACGAGGCGCCACAGTGGCTCTCCAAAGTACAA ACAGGATGTGCAGCCCGAAAGCTTTTTGCAACTTTGGAGAAAAAGAGACGTGATTATTTCAAAACCATCACAGTGGAGGAGCTGAATGACATTCCCACATCCTTGCTTCTTCACCTGCT GCCTTCGAAGGTGAATGATTTGCCTGACTCCGTGTGTCCAGTCTTCCTCGACAAGATGGAAGAGGCCAACCTGAGCTCATTACCTCTTCGTAGCCCTTCTCGACCCGCACTCACCAAGAGAGCTCTGCTCTGCCTGATCAAT GGAACAGCTCTATCTGGACTGACCATCGAGGATGTGTCCAGGCTTGGACCGCTCTTGTGTGAGCTTCAGCCTTCCCAACTGTCCCTCATGGTCCCTGATGTTCTCAACTCCACCCTGCAGGACATGGCTTCCTGTCATCACATTCCTCAGCCCCACAGGGCCGCACTACTTAAGCTGGTCAAACAGACTTTTGG GGATccatctgattggtcagctgagaCTACGGAATCACTTGGTCCTCTCCTGCTTTTGGACGACAGTGCAACACCTGCTCTGCCCAACAAG CCTTGGATGAAGGATGTTCTGTATTTCCTAAAGTCACCCCTGCCCCACATCTCAGAAGTTCTGAAAAAGAAATTCTTCTATCTCACCATCACCACGTCACAGAACAGCACTAACTCTGTCCATAATGCTATCCCTGACAAAACCCCCAATGTGGAGTTAATTGAAGAACTGCAAATGACCAACGTCTACTGGACAGCTAAACAGCTGAATACAATCTCAAAGGACACCTTCCTCGCTACTGTAGAAATACTTGGGTCCATTTCTGACTATGATGCAGACCAACTGGCTGTGCTGAGTGAAAAAGCAACGGAG GCCTTTGGCCCAGTGTCACAGATGACTGAGAGTGCAGTCACACAGATAGGATGCATAGCTCAGGGCTTCTCCAATTCAGACCTGGAGAAGCTCCCCTTCTCACTGGACACTCTGGAGGAAATTGCCCACTGTAGCTGGAATGAGTCACAG ATACAGTCAGTGTGGAAGAGCGTTGCTAAACTTAACAACCTGAGAGCACATCGGCTGGGAGCTGCAGAGATGGTGGCACTGAACCGCTTCATCTGTGGCCTGAGCCCCAACGAGATCCAACAGCTCAACTTGGACGCCTTCAA gGATGCTGTGGGTTCAATGAATGGTATTCAGTGCTCCTTCAAGATTGCTCAGTACCTGAAAAGTCTTGCTGTGTCCGCCTTTGGGGAGCCCAGCACCTGGACTGAAGCACAAGTGTCCGACTTGGGCAACATCATTG CTGGGTTGAATGCAAATGAGTTGGCTTCTTTGGATCCATCTGTCTTCCCATTTCTCAGCGAGACCTGCATCACACTCATTCCTCCAAAGAACTTTGCT gCACTCTCCGTTGCACAACTGGCGGCTCTCGGACCTGACAACGCTGCCATGGTTACCAAAGAACAGCGAGCTGCACTAGGAGGCAAGCAACTGGCTTCCCTTGAGAGAGCTACTTTTAGCTCCCAAACAGAAGAAACTGAGTCAG GAGCTCCATCGCTGAGTGTTGAGGGGATCTCGGCCTTCATGAAGCCGCTTCTCTTTCTTGTCATGGgcttcctgctgctgtga